DNA sequence from the Candidatus Methylomirabilota bacterium genome:
GGTCGATCCAGCGGTCGTACCAGCAGGAGAGGTTCATCAGGAGCCACAGGTGACGGTTGACCTCGGGCCGGCCGCCGGCCGGCTGGCGGAGGAGCGCGTCGAGGGAACCGGCCTCGAACAGCTCGCGGGCCCGCGACCCGAGGATGCGCGCCCGGAAGGCCTCTCCGAGCCCGCCCCGGAGCCACTCGCCGACCGGCACGTTGAACCCCTGCTTGGGCCGGGCCAGCACCTCGGCCGGCAGCAGCGGGGCCAGCGCGCGCTTGAGGATCCCCTTGGGACCGCCCCGCACCTTGAGGTGGCTCGGCATCGCCATCGCGTACTCGACCAGCCGGTGATCCAGGTAGGGTTCCCGCGCCTCGACCGAGGCCGCCATGGTGAACTTGTCGGCCCGCATCAGCAACAATTCCGGCAGCCGGAGCTTCAACTCGAGATAGATCATCCGCTCGAGCAGGTCGCTCTCGGGCTTGGCCTCGGCGATGCGCCGATACCAGCGCGCGACCTCGTCGTGGGAGGAGAGCCCATCGAGCCGGCGGAGCACCGACGGGGCCAGCAGCCGGCGCTTCTCCCCCTCGGTGAAGACGACCGCCCCGCCCCAGAACGCCGCCTGCCCCCGCGCGGTGCGCTCCAGGAGCTCGAGCACCCCCGCCTTCCCCGCCGCGCGCAGCACCGGCGCCGCCACGGCATAGCCGACCCGGCGCAAGCCCGGGGGCAGGCCCCGGTAGGGAGCCACCAGCCGGGCCCGGCGGAGCGCCTCCAGATACCCGGGGTAGCCGGAGAAGAGCTCGTCGCTTCCCTCGCCCGTCTGGACCACGACGACGCCGTGCTCTCGCGCGAGCCGGGCCACGTAGTAGAGCGGGAAGCAGACCGGGTCACCGATCGGCTCGTCCTGGTAGTAGATGAGCCGCGGGATGAACTCGACGGCGTCCCGGGCGTCCACGGCGACCTCGTGATGGCGCGTCCCCAGGCGTGTGGCAACCGCCCGGGCGTGGGGGCGCTCGTCGTGCGGTCCCCCGTCCCGGAAGCCGACCGAGAACGTGTTGATCGGCGTCGGACTCGCCTCGTGCATCACGGCCGCGATGGCGCTCGAGTCCACGCCCCCGCTCAGGAACACCCCGAGGGGAACGTCGCTCATCATGCGATCCCGGATGGAGTCGGCCAGCAACGCCCGCAGGCCCGCCACCCATTCCGTCTCGCTCCGGGGCGGGCCCGGCGAGACGATGGCGTCCCAGTAGCGCTCGACGCGCGCGCCGTCGGCCCCACACCGCAGCCAGTGCCCGGCCGGGAGCTTCTCGATCCCGGCGAACAGCGTCCGCGGCGCCGGAGTCGTCATGAACGTGAGGTAGTGATACATGCCCTCCAGGTCCAGGCGGCGCCCGACCAGGGGATGGGCCAGCAGCGCCTTGATCTCGGAGGCGAACAGGAGCCGGCCGCCGACCTGCGTGTAGTAGAGCGGCTTGACGCCGACGCGGTCCCGAACCAGCCAGAGCTCGCCCCGTTCGCCGTCCCACAGCGCGAAGGCGAACATGCCCCGGAGGTCGTGGACGGCCTCACACCCCTTCTCCTCGTAGAGATGCAGGACGGTCTCGGTGTCGCTCCGGGTCTTGTAGCGGTGCCCGCGCTGCACGAGCTCGGCCCGCAGCGCGGCGTGGTTGTACACCTCGCCGTTGTACGTGATGAAGAGCGAGCCGTCCTCGTTCGTCATGGGCTGGTGCCCGGCCGCCACGTCCACGATGGCCAGCCGGCGGTTGCCGAGCCCGATCCGGCCGTCCGGCGAGAGATAGAAGCCCCGATCGTCCGGTCCCCGGTGGACGAGCGTTTCCGTCATGCGGTGGAGGGTCGCCTCGTCCACCGGCTCCGAGACCCCGAAGTGGAAGACCCCGGCGATGCCGCACACGGTCAGCGGCTCCCCGGCCCCAGGTCCCGCACGAGGATGCGCGCGATCCGCCGACCGGCCCGCCCGTCCCAGTAGGGCGGCAGCCGCCCGCGCTTACCCCGGCCGTCGAGGATCCGTTCCGTCTCCACGATGATCCGGTCGGGATCGGCCCCGACGACGACGTTGGTGCCGTGGCGCACGGTCACCGGCCGCTCCGTCGAGTCTCGCAGCGTCAGGCACGGCACCGAGAGGGCGGTCGTCTCCTCCTGGACCCCGCCGGAGTCCGTGAGGACGAGCCGCGCGTGCGCCATGAGCTTGAGGAAATCGAGGTACCCGAGCGGCTCCGTCCGGATCACGCGATCGAGCCGCGCGAGCTTTCCCTCGAGCCCGAGCCGCCCGAGCTGAGCGCGGGTCCGCGGGTGGACCGGAAACACCACGGGGAGGCGACGCTGGATCCACTCGAGCGCCGACAGGAGCACCCCGAAGCGTTCGTGCTCGTCCACGTTGGCGGGCCGGTGCAGCGTCAGGACCGCATACGCGGTCCGGCGGAGGCCGAGTCGCCAGAGGACGTTCGACCGATCGGCTCGGCGGCGGTGGGCCCGGAGGGTGTCGATCATGACGTTCCCGACGAGGTGCACCCGGGACGGCGGGATCCCTTCCCGCTCGAGGTTCCGCACGGCGTCGGCGGACGGCGCGAAGAGCCAGCGCGCCAGCCGGTCGGTGAGGACCCGGTTCAGTTCCTCGGGCATCGTGAAGTCGCGGCTCCGGAGCCCGGCCTCCACGTGAGCGACGGGGATCCCGAGCTTGGCGCCGACCAGGGCGCAGGCGAGCGTCGAGTTGACGTCCCCGACCACCATGACGAGAGCGGGCGGGTCCGCCGCCAGCACCCGCTCGAAGGCCAGCATGATCCTGGCCGTCTGCCGGGCCGGCGTATCCGAGCCGATCCCGAGGTGGACGGCCGGGGTGGGGAGCCCGAGCTCCTCGAAGAAGACGCCGGACATCCGGTCGTCGTAGTGCTGCCCGGTGTGAACCAGACGGCAGGCGACGGCTCGCTCGCGGCCGAATGCGCGCAGGAGGGCCCAGGCCTTCATGAGGTTCGGCCGGGCCCCGACCGCCAGGACGATCGTCGGCCGCGCGGCCGGCCGCCGGCTCACTGGGCTGCCCCCCGGCAAGCAGCGCGACCGTGACCGGCCGTGGGACCGGGCCGCGGCCCGAGCAGCTCAAGGACGCAGGCGCGAGCCGGCGCGAGGCGTATGCCGCATACGTTGAGCGCCGGCGAGGGCCGAGGACGCCGAGATGCGACGGGCCCCGGCCCGGGCCGCCTCATGGGCCGCTCGGCGCGCGCAGGAGCGGCGCAAACTCGACGAGGTAGGCGAGCGCCACGGCCAGGACGAAGCCGAAGAGCAGGCCGATCAGGAGGTTCAGCCAGACGACGGGACTCACCGGCCGCGTCGGGGTCACGGGCGCCACGGTGACCGCCGTGGGGTACGAGGTGGCCGGGCTTCGAAGCTCGCGGAGATCGCGGAGGCGCTCTTTCAGCGCGAGGAGCTGGGACTCGGCGTCGGCCAGCCGGACCTGGAAGAGCGTCTGGGCCGCGACCTCCCGGTCCCCGCGCCGGTCGGCCAGGGCCTTCGAGAGCTCGCCCACGAACCGCTGCGTCTCCTCGATCTGCCGCTCGAGATCCTTCTCGAACTGCTCGTGGATCGAGAGCGCCGATTCGTACCGCTCGCGGTGGCTCGCCACGATGGCGTCGGCCAGCGCCGTCGCCGCCCGGACCGCCAGGCCCGGCTCGGGGGCGCGCGCGGTCACCCCGATGAGCTCGCTCCGCGCGGTCGCCGAGACCCGGATCGCCCCGGGGTCGGCGATCCCCGCCCGGGCGAGGGTGGCGGCCAGGAAGGCCGGGCTCTGGAGCGTGGCCGTGACGATGTCGCGCTCGACGAGGGGCGTGGAGACGACGCCGCGCTCGGACTTGCGGCCCAGGCGGCCGATGAGCAGGGCCAGCTCGGCCTCGTACGTCCTGGGCATGAGCAGGGTGACCACGGCCGCCGCCGCCACGGCCGCGCCCCACACGGCGAGGATGAGGCCACGCCGCCGCCACAGGAGGCGGAGCAAGCTTTCGACTTCCGAGGGTGTCTCGGTCGTCATGGCGGAGGTCACGGGCGGAGCGGGACGAGCCGGGTCTTCGGGATTCCCCGGCGCTCGAGCTCGGCGAGGATGCGGGCCGGCGGATCCAGGGTCGCCACGATCAGGTAGTCGTAGTCGCCGTCGGCCAGGTCCCCCACGGCCCGGACGGGGTGACCCAGGAACCGACCTCCGCCCTCGCCGTCGAGGATCGCGGCCGGCTCGATCCCGAGCTCCTTCACCGTGAGGTAGGCCAGCTCGGCCGCCTCGCCCGTGCCGTAGAGCGCGATCCGCGACGTCCCGTTCCCGAGACGGAGGCGGAGCGCCTCGCGGAGGGCCTGTCGGCCCTGCCGGTAGAGCTCGCGGGAATAGCGGAGGTACTCGTAGGTGAGCCGCGTCTTCTCGGCGAGCCCGCGGGGCGTCACGAGGTAGAGGAGCCGGTGGGGTGGGATCGTGGTGACCTTGATGCAGCCCTTGCGGGTGAGACGCTTGAGGTAGAGGTTCGTGAGGCCGAGGGCGATGCCGAGTCGCTGGGCGAGGGCCCGCTGGGTCACGGGGCGCCCCTCGGCGAGGGTCGCCAGGATCTCCAGCTCGCGGCGGGCGGGGGCGTCCACGGCGTTCAATCCTTGAACGCCACGGCCTCGCGTGTCAACCAAAAACCGAGGGGCGGAGCCCGGCCGAGCGCACCCGGGCGGCCGCGCGGTCGTGGTAAGGTACGGCCCGGCGTCGGCGCCAGGCACGGCCATGACCCGCTGAATGCGACACAGAGCGTGCGACCAGGACCGCGTGACGGGGTGACCCGGATCATCCAGGCCATCCTGCTGACCGCGCTCGTCGCGGCCGGGGCGGGCGGGTGTGGCCGGGAGGCCGGGACGACGCCGGGTGGCCGCGCGCCGCTGATCGGCGCCTACTACTACGTCTGGTACGACCAGGCGGAGTGGGACCTCGGCTATCTGGGGCGCGAGCTCCAACCACCGGTCACCCCGCTGCTCGGCGAATACGCCTCGGCGGATCCGCGGACGGCTGCTCAGCACATCCGCTGGGCGGGAGACTACGGCATCGACTTTTTCGCCGTGAGCTGGCCCGGCCGGGCGAGTCGCCAGGACCGCTACCTGCGAGCGGGGCTCCTGGCCGCCCCGAACCTCGACGACATCCGCTTCGCGATCTTCTACGAGTCCCTGCTGGCGCTGGGCACCCCCAAGGGGGAAATCCGCCTCGACGATGTGGCCATCGAGCGCCTCCGGGCCGACGTCGAGTACCTCGGGCGCGAGTACCTGGCCCATCCGCGCTACTTGCGGATCGGGGGCCGGCCGGCGCTATTCCTGTACGTGACGCGCGTCCTCACCGGACGGCATCGGGAGGCCATCGCCGTCATCCGCCGGACCCTCGCCCGCCAGGGCCACGCCGTGTACCTGATCGGGGACGAGGTCTTCTGGCAGATCCCGTCGCGTGACCGGATCCGGCTCTTCGATGCCATCACCGCCTACAACATGTACGACTGGCCGCGGACCGAGCAAGGCGGGTACGCGGCCGGCTCGGCCTTCCTGGGCGCGGTGCAGGAACAGTACGAGCGCTTCCGCCGCGTGGCGGGAGACGGGCACGTGGCCTTCGTCCCGTCCGTCATCCCCGGCTACAACGACCGCGGCGTGCGTCCTCGTGAGGATCACTACGTGATCCCCCGTCTCCTGAGCCCGGACGCCGACGAGGGAAGCCTGTTCGCGCGATCCCTCCAGGAGCTCGGCCTCGCCTTGCTGGACGATCGGAACCCGCTCCTCATGATCACGAGCTTCAACGAGTGGCACGAGTGGAGTCAGATCGAGCCGGCTCGGCCCGGGCCTCCGACGACGCGGGATCCGAGCTACACGCTGGACTTTCCCCATCGTGGGTACGGCCTCCGGTACCTCGAGGTGCTGCGCGACGCCGTGGTGGCGGTCTCCGGTCGGCTCGTCCGGGGGCCGGGGAAAGACCCCGTCCGCGGCGCCGAGGTCCGCGCCGTGCGGGGCGGAGTGGTGACCGCGACCGTGCGGACCGACTCGACCGGCGCCTTCCGCTTCGCCCGCCGCGCGCTCCCGCCGGATCGATACGAGCTCGTCGCCGACCGCGGGCGAGCCCGGCTGACGGTCGATGTGGGGGCGAGCTGGACCGGGCCGGTCGAGCTGGTCGCGGAGTGACCCGGTGGATGGCTTCTCGGCGTGAGCCGGTGCGGACGGACCGCCCGCGCGGTGCAGCGAGAAGCGCTCCGAGCGGCGGCTTCGCCGCCGCCACGACGGGGGGGCATCGGGGGGGTCTTCCGAGACCCCCCCGAGTAATGATCTAGGAGGTCTCGGGCTCGGCGACGATCTCCTGGTCGGGCTCGACCTCGCTCGGCGTCTCCTCCGTGCGCTGACGGAGGAGCTCCTGGGCGAAGGCCCGGATCTTGGGGTCCTCGTCCTGCAGGGCGAGCTGAATCGCCTCGGCGGCCCGGGGCGTCGAGCTTTCCCAGAGGGTGTGGATGGCCAGATGGCGCACCGACGCCGCCGGGTCGCGCAGCGCGCCCATGACCACGTCCTCGGCGCCGGGCCATTCCGTGAGAAACGCTCCGAGGAGGCCGACGACGACCGACCGCACGTCGGCATCCGGATCGGTGATGTGCTGCATCAGCGCCTGGCGCGCGCGCTCGTCGGCGGCGTGGAGCGTCAGCGCCTCGAGGGCCGCCGTGCGCATCCGCGGGTCCCGGTGGGCGGTGAGCGCCAGGATCTGCTCGATGGGTCCGTCGGGGTCGAAGAGCTCCGCGCCGTCGGGCAGCATCGGGGCGGACTCCTCGTCCCCTTCGGCCGTGGGGAGGCCGGCGGGCAGGTCCGGAGCGCTCGCCTGAGGCTCCTCGGCGCTTCTGGCACCGGCCCCGCGGATCGCCGAGCCCAGCAGGATGACCCGTCGCAGCCGATCCGGGCCGCCCTCGGCGGGCCGCCCGTAGACCAGGACGAAGTTCTCTCCACGCAGGAGCTGCTCGAGGGCCCGGTCGAGAGGCAGGCGCTTGAACTGGACCGACACCGTGCGGCCGACCGGTGTCACCTCGCTGACCTCGAACCCGGCCCGCCGGGCGAGCTCGGCGAGCACGGCCCGGAGCGGGGCGCCAGCGGCGGTGATGGAGACGAGGTGATCCCCGCGGGCCTCGGCCGCGACGGACACGGAAACCCCGCGCGGCGGCGGCGGGGCCGCCTCCGCACCCGGCGCCGGTCCGAAGGCGAGCGCCGCCCCCAGGACCGCCCAGGAGACCGTGGGGAAACGACGGCGACGCCGGATCACATCTTCAGGGTACCACGGGGCGCCGGCCGGGCATGACGATCCCGGCCGGCGCCCCGGGCGCCGGCGCGGCCGAGGGCCGCGGGCTTACGGTCCGACCATCTTGACGTTGCGGGTGGCCCACCCGCAGGTGGGCAGGCCGGCGATCCTCGTCGCCCGCTCCGAGGAGGCCCAGAAGCTCGTGAGATCCACGGGATCGGTCTGCACGCCGGGGTACTCGCCGGTCTTGAAGCTGTTCGCGGCCGGCGTGTACGCGCAGGTGCCTGGCGGCGTGACGGGCAGCTCAGGAGGCAGGAACGCCGGGAATCCGAAGCTCTTGATCCGCGCCTCGGACTGCAGGAACTGGGTGGCGCTGCTGGCGTGGTAGACGACCGCCGACGTCCCAAGTCGATTCACGGCGACCCCCGGCTTGTAAACGAATTCCCCGGGGCTGGCGCCGCCGAACACCGTCTGCCCGCTGATCGCCGCGCCGCCGGCGGAGGGAGCGAACCGGATCCACCGGATACACGACCGGGTGGCGAAGCACTTGGTGGCGTGGACGACCTCGATGAATCGGCTGAAGCCCGCCGCCCCGCTGACGCGGGCATCGCCGGCGTCGAGCTTGATCAACGTCCCCGGCTGGGGCGAGCTGT
Encoded proteins:
- the asnB gene encoding asparagine synthase (glutamine-hydrolyzing), whose translation is MCGIAGVFHFGVSEPVDEATLHRMTETLVHRGPDDRGFYLSPDGRIGLGNRRLAIVDVAAGHQPMTNEDGSLFITYNGEVYNHAALRAELVQRGHRYKTRSDTETVLHLYEEKGCEAVHDLRGMFAFALWDGERGELWLVRDRVGVKPLYYTQVGGRLLFASEIKALLAHPLVGRRLDLEGMYHYLTFMTTPAPRTLFAGIEKLPAGHWLRCGADGARVERYWDAIVSPGPPRSETEWVAGLRALLADSIRDRMMSDVPLGVFLSGGVDSSAIAAVMHEASPTPINTFSVGFRDGGPHDERPHARAVATRLGTRHHEVAVDARDAVEFIPRLIYYQDEPIGDPVCFPLYYVARLAREHGVVVVQTGEGSDELFSGYPGYLEALRRARLVAPYRGLPPGLRRVGYAVAAPVLRAAGKAGVLELLERTARGQAAFWGGAVVFTEGEKRRLLAPSVLRRLDGLSSHDEVARWYRRIAEAKPESDLLERMIYLELKLRLPELLLMRADKFTMAASVEAREPYLDHRLVEYAMAMPSHLKVRGGPKGILKRALAPLLPAEVLARPKQGFNVPVGEWLRGGLGEAFRARILGSRARELFEAGSLDALLRQPAGGRPEVNRHLWLLMNLSCWYDRWID
- the wecB gene encoding UDP-N-acetylglucosamine 2-epimerase (non-hydrolyzing) yields the protein MSRRPAARPTIVLAVGARPNLMKAWALLRAFGRERAVACRLVHTGQHYDDRMSGVFFEELGLPTPAVHLGIGSDTPARQTARIMLAFERVLAADPPALVMVVGDVNSTLACALVGAKLGIPVAHVEAGLRSRDFTMPEELNRVLTDRLARWLFAPSADAVRNLEREGIPPSRVHLVGNVMIDTLRAHRRRADRSNVLWRLGLRRTAYAVLTLHRPANVDEHERFGVLLSALEWIQRRLPVVFPVHPRTRAQLGRLGLEGKLARLDRVIRTEPLGYLDFLKLMAHARLVLTDSGGVQEETTALSVPCLTLRDSTERPVTVRHGTNVVVGADPDRIIVETERILDGRGKRGRLPPYWDGRAGRRIARILVRDLGPGSR
- a CDS encoding Wzz/FepE/Etk N-terminal domain-containing protein yields the protein MTTETPSEVESLLRLLWRRRGLILAVWGAAVAAAAVVTLLMPRTYEAELALLIGRLGRKSERGVVSTPLVERDIVTATLQSPAFLAATLARAGIADPGAIRVSATARSELIGVTARAPEPGLAVRAATALADAIVASHRERYESALSIHEQFEKDLERQIEETQRFVGELSKALADRRGDREVAAQTLFQVRLADAESQLLALKERLRDLRELRSPATSYPTAVTVAPVTPTRPVSPVVWLNLLIGLLFGFVLAVALAYLVEFAPLLRAPSGP
- a CDS encoding winged helix-turn-helix transcriptional regulator; the encoded protein is MDAPARRELEILATLAEGRPVTQRALAQRLGIALGLTNLYLKRLTRKGCIKVTTIPPHRLLYLVTPRGLAEKTRLTYEYLRYSRELYRQGRQALREALRLRLGNGTSRIALYGTGEAAELAYLTVKELGIEPAAILDGEGGGRFLGHPVRAVGDLADGDYDYLIVATLDPPARILAELERRGIPKTRLVPLRP